A stretch of Pygocentrus nattereri isolate fPygNat1 chromosome 8, fPygNat1.pri, whole genome shotgun sequence DNA encodes these proteins:
- the dusp1 gene encoding dual specificity protein phosphatase 1 translates to MYLDLSLPARRPTMVIMEVPSIDCVALRALLDGDEPGCLVLDCRSFFSFSSSHIPGSTNVRFSTIVRRRARGGLGLEHIVPNEDTRSGLLSGRYRTVVLLDERSSDIAQTKKDGTLMLAVSALYRNPCGANVVFLKGGFDTFASEFPDMCTKPAPPQGLSLPLSASCHPDSAGSGCNTCTTPLYDQGGPVEILPFLYLGSAYHASRKDMLDMLGITALINVSANCPNHFEDHYQYKSIPVEDNHKADISSWFNEAIEFIDSVRNKGGRVFVHCQAGISRSATICLAYLMRTNRVKLDEAFEFVKQRRSIISPNFSFMGQLLQFESQVLASSKCSSEAGSPALGKSSTVFNFPVSIPVHAAASPLSFLHSPITPSPTC, encoded by the exons ATGTACTTAGACTTATCTCTTCCCGCGCGCCGCCCTACTATGGTCATTATGGAAGTTCCCAGCATCGACTGTGTCGCCCTGCGGGCGCTGCTGGACGGGGACGAGCCCGGCTGCCTCGTGCTGGACTGCCGCTCGTTCTTCTCCTTCAGCTCGTCTCACATCCCCGGATCCACCAACGTCCGCTTCAGCACCATCGTGCGGCGGCGGGCACGCGGCGGGCTCGGGCTGGAGCACATCGTGCCGAACGAGGACACGAGGAGCGGGCTTCTCTCCGGCCGGTACCGGACCGTGGTTCTGCTCGACGAGAGGAGTTCTGACATAGCCCAGACCAAGAAAGACGGGACCCTGATGCTGGCCGTGTCCGCGCTTTACAGAAACCCGTGCGGAGCAAACGTGGTCTTCCTAAAAG GTGGATTTGACACATTTGCTTCTGAATTCCCTGACATGTGCACCAAACCGGCCCCCCCACAAGGACTCAGTCTGCCTCTGAGTGCCAGCTGCCACCCTGACAGTGCTGGATCCGGTTGTAATACCTGCACTACCCCCCTGTACGATCAG GGCGGCCCTGTGGAAATCCTACCCTTTCTCTACCTCGGCAGCGCCTACCATGCTTCTAGGAAGGACATGCTGGACATGTTGGGGATCACGGCCCTCATAAATGTTTCTGCCAACTGTCCAAACCACTTCGAGGACCATTATCAGTACAAGAGCATTCCGGTTGAAGATAACCACAAAGCTGACATCAGCTCCTGGTTCAATGAGGCCATTGAATTTATCG ACTCGGTACGGAACAAAGGTGGCCGTGTCTTCGTCCACTGCCAGGCCGGCATCTCACGGTCGGCCACCATATGCCTGGCCTACCTGATGCGCACCAACCGGGTCAAGCTGGATGAGGCCTTCGAGTTTGTCAAGCAGCGCCGCAGCATCATCTCccccaacttcagcttcatgggcCAGCTGCTGCAGTTCGAGTCGCAGGTTCTGGCCTCGTCCAAATGCTCCTCGGAGGCAGGGAGCCCGGCGCTCGGCAAGAGCAGCACCGTTTTCAACTTCCCCGTCTCCATCCCCGTCCACGCTGCGGCCAGCCCACTCTCCTTCCTGCACAGTCCCATTACCCCCTCGCCCACCTGCTGA